TGCGCAGGTTCAGCTCCAGGCCCAGGGTTTCGCGCAGGCGCGCCACCACTTGGGTGGCGGTGATGGAGTTACCGCCAAGCAGGAAAAAGTGGTCATCGGCGGCGACGGTTGCGACCTGCAGCTGCTCGCACCAGATCGCCGCGATCTGGCTTTGCAGTTCCGATTCCAACCCCACATCGTTCGTGTGCGTTTGCAGATCGGGGAACTGCGCATAGCTGTCGAGGCTGCCGTCGGCGTGGCGAAGGCCGCAAGCGGCGCGCTGCACCTTGCCGCTGGAGGTCTTCGGCAAGGCGCCGGGGTTGAGCAATACCACCACGCTCGGCGCTTGCTGATACGCCTCGGCCACGGCCTGGCGGATGGCTTTGATCAGCGCTTCGGGCGGCAGGATTTTCTGCACGCTGCGGCTGATTTCGGCGGCAATGCCGATACCTTCCAGGCCCTGGTCATTCACCGCAAAGGCGGCGACGCGGCCCTTGCGCACCACTTCCACTTCGCGCTCGACAGTCTGCTCGATGTCCTGGGGATACAGGTTATGGCCGCGCACGATCAGCAGGTCTTTCAAGCGGCCGGTGATGTACACCTCGCCGTCTCGGATAAAACCCAGGTCGCCGGTGCGCAGCCAGGTGCGGCCGGCGTGTTGTACGAAGGTTTTGGCGGTGGCTTCGGGGTTGCGCCAGTAGCCGTGGGCGATGCTCGGGCCGCTGGCCCACAGTTCGCCGACGCGGTTATCCGCCAGCTCGCTGAGCGTGTGCGGATCAGCGATCAACACGGCGTGTTCCGGCTGGCGGGTGCCGCAGCTCATGATCGCACTGCCCTGCCCCGGCTCGGCGCGGTTGGCGGCCAGCGCTTGTTCATCCACACGCAGGGCCGGGATGCCTTGGCCACGGGTGCCGCCGGCGACAAACAGGGTCGCCTCGGCCAGACCGTAAGAGGCGAAGAAATTATTCGAGGTAAAACCGCAGGCCGCGAACTTCTTGGCGAAGCGTTCCAGGGTGTCGAGGCGGATCGGCTCGGAGCCCGAATAGGCCACGCGCCAGGTGCTCAAGTCCAGGCGCTCCAGGGCCGATTCGCTGACCCGCTCGCTGCACAGGCGGTAGGCGAAATCCGGGCCGCCGCTGATGGTGCCGCCGTATTCGCTGATCGCTTCGAGCCAGCGCAACGGCCGACCGAGGAAGTACGCCGGCGACATCAACACACACGGCACACCGCTGAAAATCGGCTGCAGCAGGCCGCCGATCAAGCCCATGTCGTGGTACAGCGGCAGCCAGCTGACGATCACGTCATCCGGGTTCAAGTCGATGCCAAAACCACGACGGATCAGCACTTCGTTGGCCACCAGGTTGCCGTGGCTGACTTGCACGCCTTTGGGCAAGGCGGTGGAGCCAGAGGTGTATTGCAGGAAGGCGATGTCGTCGGCGTGCAGTTTGGGCTCGACCCAACTGTCTGCGAGCTGCGCATCGAGGGTATCGACGCTCAGCACCGGCGGCGCGTTGTCGATTTGTGCCAGGCCGTCGGCGAGGCTGGCGATGCTCAGCAGCAGGCGCGGTTCGGCATCGGCAATGATCGACAGCAGGCGCTCCTGATGATGCCGGCGCGTGGATTCGGGTGGATACGCCGGCACTGCGATGATCCCGGCGTACAGGCAACCAAAGAACGCCGCGACGTAGTCCGGGCCGCTGGGGAACAACAGCACCGCACGCTCGCCCAGCGCCGCATTGGCCTGCAAGGCGGCGGCGATGGTGCGGGCGCGCTGGTCGAGGTCACGGTAGCTGAGCACAACGTTGTGCTCGGCGGAATCGGCGAGGAAGCGCAGCGCCACTTGGTCCGGCGTCTGCGCGGCACGACGTTGAAGGGACTGGACCAGAGTGCGGGGAAGTTCGAAGGCGTCCATCATGGGGTTCCTGCCTGAAATCGGCTTACGGGAAAATCGAGAATTAGAGAGCGTTCAGCCGGCGACCAGTTGCCGCGCCGCGCCATTGCGCCAGCGGGCCAGGTGCTCATCGGCGTAACGCCGCAGGCAACGCAGCACAGCGCTTTCGTGCTGCACGAGGAAGAAGTGGTGACCGTCGAACATGTCCAGGGAAAAGCCGCTGGCGGTGTCGGCCTGCCAGTCGAGCAACTGCTCGGCACGCACGCTGTCTTGTTTGCCGCCGAACACGTGAATCGGCATGCCCAGGGGCTCGCGCTGGCCATAGGTGAAGCTGCCGCAGAGCAGAAAGTCGGCGCGCAGGATCGGCAGCATCAACTGCATCAACTCAGGGTTGGCCAGGGCTTCTTCGGCGGTGCCCTGCAGCTCGCGCAGGCGGGCGATCAGTTGTGCGTCGGTCTTTTCGATGGCGTATTCGCTGACATCGCGGCGCGCCGGGCCGGCAGTGCCGGAGGCGAATAACGCCAGCGGTGCGGGCACACCGCGCTCGTGCAGGGCGTGGGCCAATTCGAATGCCAACAGGCCGCCGAGGCTGTGGCCGAACAAGGCGTAGGGGCCGTTCAGGTCATGGCTGATTTCATCCGCCAGCTGTGCTGCCAAGGCCTTGATGTCGCGCTGCAACGGCTCATCCATGCGCATGCCGCGCCCCGGCAATTCCAGCGGACACACCTGCAACCAATCCGGCAAAGCCCGACGCCAACGTGCATACACCATGGCACTGGCGCCCGAATAGGGCAGGCAAAACAGGCGCAGTCGGGTTGAAGCACTCATCAAACGAGGCCTCCAAACTGAAACACGCTGTATGCACGATACAAACCCATGTCGTCCTCCTGCGGGCGCTGATCCTTGGCCGTTTGTTAACGGACCTGTCACCCATGAGAACGGACGGTGCGGGCAAATAATTAGTCGCAGGGGATGTAGGAGAAGTGGTTCACACCTTGTAGGAAGGCATAAGATTAGTTCGCCTTCTCATTTGACAATCATTATCATTAAGCATAATTTGTTGCCCGATGTGTAGGAGGCCTCAGCAAGGACGCCCTCCCCTAACCTCTTTTGCAACAAGGTGATTTCCATGACGGAACAAGTATCCACAGGCAGGTGCGACTCACCCCTTCTCCAGGCATTCGTCGACAATCGTTTGATTCTGGTGAAGATCGCGGCGCGCATTACCGGCTGCCGCTCGCGTGCCGAAGACGTGGTGCAGGATGCCTACTTCCGGCTGCAATCCGCGCCGACGATCACCTCATCGTTCAAGGCCCAATTGAGTTATCTGTTCCAGATCGTGCGTAACCTGGCGATCGATCACTACCGCAAGCAAGCCCTGGAGCTCAAATATTCCGGGACCGAGGAGGAAGGTTTGAATGTGGTGATTCATGGCGCATCACCGGAAACTTCCCACATCAACTTCAACACCCTGGAAAACATCGCCGACGCCCTGACGGAGCTGCCGCAGCGCACCCGCTACGCGTTCGAGATGTATCGCCTGCACGGCGTGCCACAAAAGGACATCGCCAAGGAACTCGGCGTGTCGCCGACGTTGGTCAACTTCATGATTCGGGATGCGCTGGTGCATTGCCGCAAGGTGTCGGGCAGCCACAGCGATACGTTTGCGCGGCGAGTCTGATTGTGGTGAAAGAGCTTGCTGTGGCAAGTGGGCTTGCCACAACAAGCCTGATCAGCGGTCAGTGCACCGCCGTCACATCAATCCGATACGGCTCGAAAATCTTCAACATCTGCCCGTTATCGCGCAGGCGCTTGAGCAACTCGGCAAACGCCTCCCCGGTAATCGGCGCCTTGGGCCGCAGCAACGCGTAGTGGTGATACACCTGGTCAATTCGTTCCGAGACCAGGAACTGCCCGGCCAGGTCCGCGTTGCGCACCATGAAATCACTCAAGTACGAACGCGTGACCAGCGCGATATCGGCCCGCCCGCGCGCGACCATCAGCAAGTTGCTGTCATGGGAGTAGGTCAACGTGGCGTTGAAGTGCTCGACCATGTACTTGGGGTCGGGGTTGAAGTTGGCGAAGGCGTAGTGATAACCGCTGAACACGGCCAGACGCTTGCCCTTGAGGTCAGCGAAATAACCCTGGTCGCGACCGGCCTCACGCTGGGCAACGAAGATTTCCGCGTCTTCCAGGCCCATGTCGACGCTGGTGTGGGGAATGTCCTGCCAACCCCAATCCGGGTTTTCGAAGATCGCCATGTCGACGCGGCCTTGCTCGAAATCGCGGAAGCGCCGGGGGATGGAGGTTGGCACCAGCACAAATTGGTAGTCGCTTTGCGAGGCGTTCAGGGCCTCCACCAGTTGCGGCAGTAAGCCGGTGTCGGCGCCTTGCTCAGGGCGTACGGTGTAGGGCGGAAAATGCGCGGCGCCGATTCTCACCAATTGCGCAGCCGAAGCCGGCATCCACCCTGCGGTGCCCAGTGCCCATAAAGTTAGTCCTGCAGCCAGCCGCCATGGCGAAAACATTGAGGCACGCACCGTTTAATACTCTGATGGCAATAAGCTAGGCGTTTTTGTCAGGTGAGACAACTTTCCGTCGGTAAATTAACGGCTTGCGCCTTAATCAGCCTTCAGCACCATCAGCAGGGCTTCTTCGGCCAATTGCTCCAGGGTCAGGCTGCCTTGGGCGCGGAACCAGGTGGTGGTCCAGGACAACGCGCCGGTGAGGAAGCGGCGGGTGATAAAAACATCGCCGCGAATGTAGCCGGCAGCCTTGGCCTCGCCCAGCACCTGCAACCAGATTTCTTCATACACATCGCGCAGCGCCAGCACCTGGGCCTGGCCGTCGGCCGACAACGAACGCCATTCGTAGACCAGCACCGCCATGGCTTCGCCGCTGCCGCCCATGATCGACTGCAATTCGCAGCGAATCAGCGCCAGCACGCGCTCACGCACGGTGTTCGCTTCTTCAAGTGAAGCGCGCATCATCGCGGTGTTGTAGTGGATGGTTTCCTCCATCACCGCGCGCAGGATCTCGTCCTTGCTCTTGAAGTGATGAAAGATGCTGCCGGACTGAATTC
The sequence above is a segment of the Pseudomonas sp. R76 genome. Coding sequences within it:
- a CDS encoding thioesterase II family protein, which codes for MSASTRLRLFCLPYSGASAMVYARWRRALPDWLQVCPLELPGRGMRMDEPLQRDIKALAAQLADEISHDLNGPYALFGHSLGGLLAFELAHALHERGVPAPLALFASGTAGPARRDVSEYAIEKTDAQLIARLRELQGTAEEALANPELMQLMLPILRADFLLCGSFTYGQREPLGMPIHVFGGKQDSVRAEQLLDWQADTASGFSLDMFDGHHFFLVQHESAVLRCLRRYADEHLARWRNGAARQLVAG
- a CDS encoding RNA polymerase factor sigma-70, which encodes MTEQVSTGRCDSPLLQAFVDNRLILVKIAARITGCRSRAEDVVQDAYFRLQSAPTITSSFKAQLSYLFQIVRNLAIDHYRKQALELKYSGTEEEGLNVVIHGASPETSHINFNTLENIADALTELPQRTRYAFEMYRLHGVPQKDIAKELGVSPTLVNFMIRDALVHCRKVSGSHSDTFARRV
- a CDS encoding substrate-binding periplasmic protein yields the protein MFSPWRLAAGLTLWALGTAGWMPASAAQLVRIGAAHFPPYTVRPEQGADTGLLPQLVEALNASQSDYQFVLVPTSIPRRFRDFEQGRVDMAIFENPDWGWQDIPHTSVDMGLEDAEIFVAQREAGRDQGYFADLKGKRLAVFSGYHYAFANFNPDPKYMVEHFNATLTYSHDSNLLMVARGRADIALVTRSYLSDFMVRNADLAGQFLVSERIDQVYHHYALLRPKAPITGEAFAELLKRLRDNGQMLKIFEPYRIDVTAVH
- a CDS encoding TetR/AcrR family transcriptional regulator, translating into MDEQKALRVMRTMVDAGQLTDPDSARGKLLQTAAHLFRNKGFERTTVRDLASAVGIQSGSIFHHFKSKDEILRAVMEETIHYNTAMMRASLEEANTVRERVLALIRCELQSIMGGSGEAMAVLVYEWRSLSADGQAQVLALRDVYEEIWLQVLGEAKAAGYIRGDVFITRRFLTGALSWTTTWFRAQGSLTLEQLAEEALLMVLKAD